A part of Drosophila bipectinata strain 14024-0381.07 chromosome 3L, DbipHiC1v2, whole genome shotgun sequence genomic DNA contains:
- the LOC108133904 gene encoding trypsin-1: MIFNPPTLVFLVALLCDSSWAAYNYRPSRPPSRGYFYPKPAQPARLPPLPVNGTSISDSNDSSGPPPGVQSDFIDDLIEGHKQQILSSVLGVASSETPSDQASSPLAPPLEGGGAKAFRVNRCASCTCGVPNVNRIVGGTQVRTNKYPWIAQIIRGTFLFCGGTLINDRYVLTAAHCVHGMDMRGVSVRLLQLDRSSTHLGVTRKVAFAHAHVGYDPVSLVHDIALLRLDQPIPLVDTMRPACLPSNWLQNFDFQKAIVAGWGLSQEGGSTSSVLQETVVPIITNAQCRATSYKTMIVDTMLCAGYVQTGGRDACQGDSGGPLIVKDRIYRLAGVVSFGYGCAKPDAPGVYTRVSRYLDWVAVNTRDSCYCVN, from the exons ATGATATTCAATCCGCCAACTCTTGTGTTCCTTGTGGCTCTGCTGTGCGATTCCAGTTGGGCTGCCTATAATTATAGGCCTTCTAGACCACCTTCCCGCGGTTATTTCTATCCGAAGCCAGCGCAGCCAGCGCGACTGCCACCTCTGCCAGTCAATGGCACTTCCATATCGGACTCCAATGACTCCTCCGGCCCACCGCCTGGAGTCCAATCCGATTTCATTGATGATCTGATTGAGGGCCACAAACAGCAAATCTTATCGAGTGTGCTGGGCGTGGCCAGCAGCGAGACTCCTTCGGACCAGGCCAGCAGTCCCCTCGCCCCTCCCCTCGAGGGCGGTGGTGCCAAGGCGTTCCGCGTTAATCGCTGTGCCAGCTGCA CCTGCGGCGTACCAAATGTGAATCGCATTGTGGGCGGCACCCAGGTGCGGACCAATAAATATCCCTGGATAGCCCAGATCATTCGCGGTACCTTCCTGTTCTGTGGCGGAACTTTGATCAACGATCGCTACGTCCTGACCGCCGCCCACTGCGTCCACGGCATGGACATGCGGGGCGTGTCCGTCCGTCTCCTGCAGCTGGACAGGAGCTCCACCCACCTGGGAGTGACCCGGAAGGTGGCCTTCGCCCATGCCCATGTGGGCTACGATCCCGTCAGCCTGGTCCATGATATAGCTCTCCTCCGACTGGATCAACCGATTCCACTGGTGGACACCATGCGTCCGGCCTGCTTGCCCAGCAACTGGCTGCAGAACTTTGACTTCCAGAAGGCCATCGTGGCGGGCTGGGGTCTCAGCCAGGAGGGCGGCTCCACGTCCAGTGTCCTGCAGGAGACGGTGGTGCCCATCATCACCAATGCCCAGTGCCGCGCCACCTCCTACAAGACCATGATTGTGGATACCATGTTGTGTGCCGGTTACGTCCAGACCGGAGGTCGCGATGCCTGTCAG GGTGACAGTGGTGGCCCCTTGATTGTGAAAGATCGCATATACCGACTGGCAGGAGTGGTGTCCTTTGGCTACGGATGTGCCAAGCCAGATGCTCCTGGCGTCTATACTCGTGTGTCTCGGTACTTGGATTGGGTTGCCGTCAACACGAGGGACTCTTGTTATTGTGTTAACTGA